The proteins below are encoded in one region of Besnoitia besnoiti strain Bb-Ger1 chromosome Unknown contig00163, whole genome shotgun sequence:
- a CDS encoding uncharacterized protein (encoded by transcript BESB_031560), whose product MCYNNTVDLEGLCLPDPSSLVLFMTIMLSALSIVVSSVYLKKPTFVYKLYEYHDIHFGSRLLNVSLYGIHGSDSCWPGTCLVTG is encoded by the exons atgtgctacaataacacagtcg atcttgaaggtctttgtttaccggatccaagttctcttgtgcttttcatgaccatcatgttaagtgcattaagtatagtggtatccagcgtatatttgaaaaaaccaacatttgtatacaagctgtacgaatatcatgacattcactttggtagtcgccttcttaatgttagtctgtacggaatacacggatcggattcttgttggcctggcacctgtttagtaactggatga